From Yersinia hibernica, a single genomic window includes:
- the ygaH gene encoding L-valine transporter subunit YgaH has protein sequence MNMDVLIIGLVVGTVNYLFRYLPLRLGPARKQAGLQRGKLSLLLDSIGIASICALLVVSSTPEIMHNPHKLIPTLIGFLVICGCFYKTNSIIFATLLGALSYGLTFKLLMLLA, from the coding sequence ATGAATATGGATGTTCTAATTATTGGTTTGGTGGTGGGAACGGTCAATTATCTGTTTCGTTATTTGCCGCTGCGTCTTGGGCCAGCACGCAAACAAGCGGGCCTGCAACGCGGTAAGCTCTCCCTATTGCTCGACAGTATCGGGATCGCCTCTATTTGTGCTTTATTAGTGGTTTCCAGCACACCGGAAATTATGCATAACCCACACAAATTAATTCCCACACTTATTGGTTTTTTGGTTATCTGCGGGTGCTTTTATAAGACCAACAGTATTATCTTCGCCACGTTACTGGGCGCACTCAGCTATGGCCTGACATTCAAATTACTAATGCTTTTGGCGTAA